One Capra hircus breed San Clemente chromosome 3, ASM170441v1, whole genome shotgun sequence genomic window, cttccttccccagtGGAATATGTATGCCATGAGCGCagaattttttcatttcacttattgCTATATTCACAGCTTTTAAAATCGTGCCTGGCACATAggcacttagtaaatatttgttgatcatATTGTTATCTCTGGAAAGACTGGGGAAAAGAAGAGTCAAAGAAGACGAGCTTTATGTATACTATTTAACACTTTTACAGaaagaatatattcatatattactTGTACCCCAAAAAACTCATAGGCTTACATGGAAAACAGATACGAAAACAAATAAATTCCTAGAGGCGTTGTACTGTGAGAGCAAGTTGGGTTTTAAAAGATGCATTGTTCCACTAGATAAAATGCAATAGGGATGGGACAGCTTTCTAGACAGAGGGAATAGTATAtgcaaaagcaaagaaacatGAAACATAGTAGTAGCTCTAACAACTGTAATCAGTATTTTGAGCTACTGAAAGTTCCTTTTCTCTCCCCCATTCCGATAATCCAGCTAAGTATTTGGCTATAATTAGAAGCTTATTACTCCATTAAGGCAAATATcttggatttttttctcattatttttcagaatgtctttttctattttcttgctCCTTAGAAattccattcatttttttccattataccaCTCTTCAGATCTGATTCTAAATTCCTTTAATGTTTTTGTTGTAAGAAACTCATGTGTAATTTCCTTCTGTggagtatagtttttttttttttaaaaggaatagatAGCTATTGTTATATAGCTTTATTTAGGAACACAGttattcttttcaattattttcgtaattaaaatttaaaattctgtgttagtCTCTAGTCCCTTACCAAAGACTTTAAAGTAAAGAAACTTGTTTTTCAATGTGTGCTGCAAGATTTTTTgagtttgacttttaaaaattagggcTTTTTTCTGCCCACCGTCCTTCTATCCATAGAGCCCCAAATGACAGCAAACCAAGACAAGCGATAGTGCTAATCTACTGGGTTAGCTCCTGGTACCATCTCTGTTTATACCATCTCTCATGTTACTTTGTGATTGTGTATCCCTCTGACTGAGAGTCCCTTAAAGTTTTAGAAGTCATAACAAGTGTTCCTATATACACTTCATTCAGTGCCTGCCATATAatgatgctcagtaaatactgttACATttaattgaactgagctgaattgactGGGTTACAGTACCACAGGGGAAGGGGATTTTTGAGTTTGCTTAAGTAAGATGGATTTAAAACAAATCTGGGCAGAAAAATCATtctgttctgttgtttttaaaCAGTCTAAATTTGGGGTACAGATACCAATATGTTCATCACccataatttttaaagcattctGAAGTGACTCATCGAAGTCCCCAaatagatactttttaaaaagccacaatAGCCCTGGGGAACAAAATTAGGCCTAGCAGATATAAAGAGTGTTTTCTCTTTGCAGGCAAGAATGTGGGGTCTTGTTGATCCACAGAGCAGGATCTTTAAGTACAATTTCAGGAaggtttctcctttcctttgtacATGTAGCACAGTCTCAAGTGAAGCAAAGATCACCTCATAGGTTTTGATAGGGTTTCCCAGCATATTTGTTTCATTCTTACCAAAAGTCACTAATCAAAGACTTCTTGTgttatctttcaaaaaaaaaaaaaatgctgcctcATTTCCTGACACTTATTTTCTGACCTCAAAGTGTCTACTGGCCAACTGGCCAAAAAGAGCCAGGCTAGACAGAGGTGCCATTATTAACAGAGGTGTTCAGTGGATGAATAGATGAGTTTAGCTTCTACTCCTTTCCCTCTATTtcaccattttcttcttttgcaaaGGAGTTTGGAATTTAAATTCTCTAAGCCTAGAATCTTCCAGGTCTAAAACTGCACAACTGTGGTAATAATAAGTTACCTGATCATTTCACCAACCCTCTGCCTGCTACTAGACCTGTATCCTGAGAATGAGTCCAGCATACTTCTAAGTACTGCCTCCCAAACTCCTGTATTACAGAGAAGGCTTTCTTGCCAATGAGTGGCTATTTTAATCACTTCATTTATTCACTATTCCTTTACTGGGCCCCTACTAAGTGTCAGCCTCTGTGCTAAACCTTGAAGATCTAAGATGAATAAATCTTAGTCCCAACCTAAGTAACTCACAGGCTGTTTTGGCATCAATACTGTATGGAGTAcctaattaataataatatggtATTAAAACAGCTCTAAGACAGAGTGATAATGATGGAGGTGACTAGTTCAGCATGGAGGAGAGTTAGGGAAGCCTTCACAGAAAAGGTGGCCTTTAATCCTCAGCCTTAATGATACAAGGGATTTCATCAGACAAAGGAGGGGTAGTCAATCATTTAAGACTTAGGACATAATAAGAGCAAAAGCATAAAGGTGTGAAAGCTTAGGACACATTTAGGGAACAATGAATGGTTGGGCACAAAAGGCACATAAGCTGCATAGCTGGTGAGAGATGGAACCAGACAAGTGAGAGTATTGTGTGGATTCTGAAagctggatttgaatcccagctaagccacttactagctgttgTGACCTTCtcaagtcacttaatctctcaCTTTTTAAATGAGGATAATAGCATAAATACATATACTCtgtttatatgtatacacacacatagcttAAACCAATtctcagaataaaataaatacaactaTTAGTTATTATTAGGCCACATTATAAAGAGCCTTGAATTTTAATCTGTGTATGATTCTATAAGCAAAAGAAAGTTTTTAAAGCAGAAGAAGAGAAAGTATACAATAGGATATAACTTGTATTTAGAAAATTGGTGCCACTTTGGATAGCAGATTGGATAAAGAATAGATGAGAGGCACAATAAAAGTTCTGTGGCAGTTTTAAGAGTATAAGTAAGAGGTACTGATGTAATATGGTTCTGAGATTGTACAGCCTTGTCCTTAAAAATTCTGGATTCCAGACTAGAAATTTCAAACTTGAAAAATCCTGCAAGTTTAAAACTAAAAACACAGTGAGAACTCTGGGGAAGTGCAAAAAGGCGCTCTCCCAGTCCAGACGTTTTCGTGCTCAACTGCGGCCTCTATTCTGCACCCAGATAGCAGACCAGTGCTTCTTGTGTTCTACTCATGATATCCTTTCATCTACGCAGATATTATAAGCAAGATACTCTGTTTGGGagatgcccttttttttttttttttttttctttttcccctttgagTAACTCAAGTCTACTGCTCAGTTTCCTAGAGGAAGTTCTGGCTTCTGGACTGCACAGCCGAAGCAAGGAAAGCTCTCAGGTTACATCAAGGTCAGCaagcagaagatgaaatggtgatGGAGAGGTGAGCCGAATGGTGCAACTTCCCCTCTTGCGTCACTGCAGGCTTTCTCCACTGACCAgaggggtgttggagaagagccGTGGGTTTTGTGCTTGTTGTTATAACCCACATCCAGGTAGCCTGCTGATTCCTGAACTGTTGGCACAGACACCAAGACTCCCGGTGATGAGCTGAGAATAAGTCTGAGCCCATTCCAATCCACTTTTCTCATGGTTTCTTTATCAAATAAATAAGTGTATTCCTTAATTAGCAGATTGGGATCGacttatatacactactatgtataaaatagataactaatgaggacctactgtatacagcTAAAGCACGGGGAGCTCTCCTCCactctctgtggtgacctaaatgggaaagaaactaaaaacgaagggatatacgtatacatatagctgattgactgctatacagcagaaactaacacaacattgtaaagtgactaatacttcaataaaaattaattttttttaaatagctcatgAACTCATACTTAATTTAGGCAAACTGAATAGTAAGAACAAAAGTATGTATATACAGATGTTTACAGTGTTTGGAATTGATTAACAAAGTTAAACCATTTGTATCAGTTCAAAAAAATGTATTCCTTGTATTTGATAGCACAATCACTTCAGTTTCTGATTAATTTTGTTGGGCTCTTATTTGAGTAAAGGATTAGAGCTTAAaggagttttaaaaagtaaaaattagatGCATATACTACagactctctctcttctcttgaccccttttatttttcattaatgtcACATTTCTGCACAAATCATTTCTGAAAACTCATATTTCTATAAAAACCATCCAAAAATTGTTTGTCCCTAAATTGCAGTTTTCTATGGTACTGAGAAACCATGTATGAAGAcaataaaaatccattttatgaaaagatacaagtgatttgtttttgtttctttggggtTAATAACTATTTATGGGAATTTATGAGATGAGGCATGAGCTGGCTGTACACCAAACAGAGAGAAGGCATGACCTGTACCCAAAGGATAGGTAAAGTATGTCAAGGCAAATAATATATTCTGGCGTCAATTTCACTTCTCTTGAAAGCAGTGGAAAATGATAATGTCATTAATACCAGGAAATTATGGTGTGCTTTACCACAGTCCTTTCCTGGTGCTTGGCACAAAATTTTTAAACCTTCCTTTTATGTTGATAAACTTTCTGTAGCATCAGATAGCCTAGGCTCAAATCTGTGTCACAGTTATGTGACTTTGGGAATGTTATTAAGTCTCTTagtggctcagtttcctcatctattaataCAAAAAGAAAGTAATTAAATTCCTCCTTATAGGATTGTAAGGACTAAATAAGATGAGAGAATACATATAAGCACTTAGAACAATGTCTGATACATAGTAAACCACCCAGTGTAATTTGACATAGTATAAATAATATGGATTCTGTCTCTAAGTAGGGGATACCGAATCACTACACAAAATGACTGAATTTCTGTCATCCTCCCACTACATTAATCAGCAGTTTAAGAAGTAGGAGGGAAGAGCTTAAGAGTCATTGGACCCAtctcccccttcctctcctctcagcTCTCGGCCATTGTTTCACCATACACTCTTGAGAAGCCCCTAAGGCTTTTGTCCATATTATAGCTAAGGGCTAAGATCTAATAAGTtctgttctcttttatttttaaataataaagaaaagtaagGCAGCCTTACTTTTAAGGCTAGGGGAGACAAGTTTTAAATGCAGCATTTTACAAGTTACATAGTTTTTTCAAATAGAAACCTTTTTCCAAACAGGATTACCTGTGCTTGTCTTTGTCTTGGCAAGATAACTCTGGAATAAGAACACTTTTCTAATATCGTTCTCTTCATTATTCACCTGCTTCCATAGTGCCTGCTCAGCTAGCAACATTAAGAAGTCtagggacacatgtgcacccgtggctgattcatgtcgatgtatggcaaaaaccaccacaatattgtaattaccctccaattaaaataagtaataaaaaaaaattctaaggacttccctggcagtccagtcagtggttaagcctctgtgcttccactccaggggtccctggtcagggaactaagatcccacacacatGCCTcaaggtacagccaaaaaaagggaaaattttttaaGCCTTAAGAAATGAGCCCTACCTTCAGGGTGTTTTATAAACCAGAAGATggcatttcttcatttattaaggATCAaagattcatatttttatttaagctTTATAGAGCTGATAATATTATTACCAGCCCTTTCTTTTTGTCCCTTTAAAAACatcgtttaaaaaaaaatcttttggccacatcacatggcatgtgggatcttagttctgggaccaggaatcaaacccatgcttcctgcattggaagcttggagacttaaccactggactgctggagaAATctctaaaaacattttaattaaggTCTCATATGCTTTTAATGACCTCCCTTCTAGGAGATTGAAATGCCCTAGTCAAAACCTCTAAGTCCCATTCACTCTACAAAAGCCAAGATGCTTGTATTTAGCTAAACAACTGGCTAACAGTTTCTGGCCTGTGAATGTGCAGGCAGCAATTCACGGTCCTTACCTCTAATGgctcccttcttcctcttttaaGTGAAGTTACTTATAAAGTAGCCACTTTAAGAACAGAGCTGCTTACAGTTGTCTCACCATGGCAATGCAGTTAGGGAAGTAACCCACCACCATAAGTACCCCCAGTATCTTATCTCCACCAAAGAAGGAAATTGGggtattttgagttatttttgtggtttgtgtgtgtggtagTGTCAAGCTCACTGAAGAGACTGTGctatgaaaatgagaaaaagaacccATAAGTTCCTACTCTGAGATGTCTTACTTAAAGATTGGTCTTTGGAAACAGTCCCAATTCATAGATCCCAATTCAGGTGCCACGACGCGGTTCGCCTGCTGGAGAGAAGTAAAGCCTAAAGAGCAGGCCAGGGGAGGAGCATGGCTTATGGAAAGGGATGAGTAACCGGACAAAAGCAGACAAGcgaaggagggcagggcaggacgATAACACGAGGGAGTGTAGCCGTACAGgttaatgaagaaagaaaagccagaaatTTATGTAACAGCTTCAGGAGCAAATAGACAGGGAAGGTTCTCCAGCCCACAAGCATCTGTTCTGGAATCTGAAAATTACTTTGGAGAGTTTGGATATTTTAGCAGTCCCCCTGCCTGATGTTCCACAAAGCTCCAGCTCCTTGCCGATACAGCACAGCAGACTCTAGTAACTTGCATGCAGGATGTACTCAAGTATTTGCTGACTAAAGGAAGATGAGGCAAGtcctgaattaattttttttccccataaacaAGAACCTATTTAAAAGTCCAAACCACTCCTATCTCCCTGGGCCAGCAAGCTTTCAAAACATCAAGCAGGGTAGTTTTCTCACGAGTATACTGAGACATTTTGTTTCCTCGCTTATGAAGATACCTTgggttttctcattcttttttaaatcacttttaagtagttgttgttgttcagtcagcaagttctgtctgactctttacaaccccatggactgcagcactccaggctcctctatccttcactgtctcccgggctttgcccaaattcatgtccattgagttggtgatgctatcgaaCCATCTTATACTCTGTCACCCCCtgttcctcttgccctcaatctttcttagcatcagggtcttttccaatgagctggctctttgcatcagatggccaaaatattggagcttcaccatcgGCCCTTCCGATGAATACTCATGGTTGACTTcccataggattgactggtttgatctccttgccgtccaagggactctcttctGTATGGTGCACTTCAGcacttcagccttctttatggtccaattctcagatgtgtacatgaccactggaaaaaccacagttttgactatacagacctttgttggcaaagtgatgtctctgctttttaatatgctgcctaggtttgtcatagctttcctcccaagaagcgtcttttaatttcatggccgcagtcaactttccacagtgattttggagccccccaaaataaaatgtcattgcttccccttttcccccttctatttgtcacgGAGGGTGGAAAACAGAGATGGTGAGAAGGGGACTGTGTATGTGTTAGGCTTTGTGGAGTCAGAAAACCTGGATTCTAACCTAGTTAGCCAGTAACTTGCTGTGTTAACAGGCAAGTCGGTTGACGTGCCATGCCGTTTCCTCATTTTCCAAGTGGGAATAATATTTATTCCTCATTTCCAAGTGGGAATAATATTTATACCTCACAAGGTGGCACTAAAGATTTAAAGAAACTATATATGAGAGCATTTTAAAAGGATACATTTCTATATCAGTCTAAAATAGAGGAATAAATTAGTATGTAAATGAGAAGAGGTTAAGAGGAATCTTGTTGGATTAGGGAGAAAggagaagctggaaaaaaaagagaagaccccctccttcattttacagataccAGAAAAAGCCAAGACCACTTCACTCCTCAATTtggccaacatttttttttttttaatcttgagacATCTCTGAAAAAGAGGTTCTCCTCTGCTCCTCTGTGCCAgggatttttattcatttggaaGTTTCTGTGTGCCTGCCATATGCCAGGCAGTGTGTTCCTTAGCTCATTATTATTTAGTAATTAGCCCTAGAGGGCAATACTGTATTTTGAAAGGACTTTCATGGGTCATCTCATGTTTTCCCCTGTCTTTCTTGTTGGTGGAACTGGCAGTCAGTTCCTACAGaggaactgaggcccaaagaaatTCAGCGACTTGACCAAAGGCCACAGAGCAGTGATGAAACCAGTACCCAAACTAGgttccctctctcctcttcccattAAATGTATACTGAGGGGAAAAAGGAAGTCACCAAGATGTTGGTGTGTGGGCTCCGAGGCAGATTGGCTTAGGAGTGATCAGCAGTTTCCTCCAGCCAGGGCCTCCTCTGGGCACTGTGGTAGACAGGGTGGAATTTTTACATGTCAGTGCATTAGGGAGAGACACCAGATAGCAGGATGTTTAAGCCTTCGGTTCggttcagtcagtcgctcagtcgtgtccgactctttgcgaccccatgaatcgccaggcctccctgtccatcaccaactcccggagttcactcagattcacgacCTGGTGCTTATATTTAAAGCCACTAGGTCTAACAGATCAGAGCTTTGGAGACAAGAATTCTATTCCTTCCAGCACTTAAAATGTGTCTGCAAATTCTGTACTCACTTTTCTCTCTATGCAACGGAGGTCATAATATCTACCTCATACATAAGGTTATTCTCCCGAGGCTCAAATAAGGCCTAATAATTTGTAAACTGGAAGAAATGTGTATTGAGTTCTCTTCCGCGGGGAGCCCCTACACATCGGTACCCTCCGAAGCATAAAACTTTTCCCCAACAGTTGACCTGCCCAGACCACTACTCCTCCACCTAGGGCGTGTGAATTCCGGATGCCAGTCCTGGGTAACACGCCCTCCCAGCTCACGCTCTTGTTTTTGTTTGGGGTTTGGGAGGGAGACGATCTCAATCTAGGTTATCGCCGGTCTTTAGGAACCTGCCTGTGTCTCCATCACCCGCCGCATCGGCCCCTGCCGGCTCTCTCGGCAGGTCGGCCCGGGCGGTCGTCTCAGGCTCCACCTCTCGCTCCGGCCGTCAGTGCGAGTCTGGGTGCCCCCGCCGCCCCAGACGCCGTTCCCCGGCGGGGTGTAGGTCTGTCTTCTTCACCCTCAGTGAGTCAGAAACAAAGGAGGGTGTGGGGGGAGCGCACTCTCTCCGGCTCGGCGATTCGCCCTTTATTCTGAACTCGCAACGTCAGCGGGCGGGTGGATGGAGCTGCGGGGCGCGGGCTGGGCCGCCCACatcgcgccgggccgggggagcggccgggccgggccgggctggCGGGCGGCGGGGGCGCGCTCGGGGGACCGGGCCGCGTGGGCGCCGGGATGGAGGGCGCCGAGGGGCGGGGAGcaggcgtgcgtgtgtgtgcgagCGCGAGGGAGGCCGGCCTTTAGTGTAACCGGAGCTACAAAGAAGGGGAGAGTccgggagagggagggaggagcggCGGCGGCGCCGGGGGCCTCTGCGCACCCTCCCCGTGGGCAGGAGCCCCCTCGAAGCGGCCTCGGCCCCCGACGCGGGGCCGCCCCTCGGCGCCCGCCCGGCAGCCCGGAATGATGAAGAAGAACAATTCCACCAAGAGGGTGAGTACATCCGCCCGCCCCGTGGCCGCCGCTGACTTTGTGCCCCGAGGACCCCGGCCCCGTCGGAGCCGCGGGCGGCCGGCTTGGGGGCCGGGGACACGCCGCGCCGGCCCCCTCCTTCCAGCCCGGCCCGGTCGCCGGTCCCCTTAGCTTCGGCCTCGGTGCGCCGGGCCCGCGACGAGGTACCGCgggggcttttgtttgtttacttgggCCGGGGGCTAACTTGGCTGAGTTTCTGCCCCGACCCCCGGCCTCGCCTTCCCCGGGCGGCGGGCGGCCGCTGGCACCAAGCTCTGCAGCGGCGAGAAgacaatgagaaataaaatgcCGTAAACCCCGGCGCGGCGtggaggggagctgggggagggggcggggggcccgGCGGAGCCCCGAAGGCCACCCCTCGTCTCCAGCCCGGCCCTCACCCCTGGCACGGGCAATTCCAGTTGTTTATTTggaagaagggggaggggagcgaTAGGGATGCGAGTTCCTTGGAGTGAAAGGGTTTGAAGAAGTGGGGAGCAAACGCGGGGCTCCCCGGCTCCAGCTGCGGCGGGGCGGACGCGAGGAGGGGACCGGGGACTCGGGAGGGCGCGGGGGACGGAACGCGAGGAGGAAAAGGCTGCAACCACCTAACCGTGCGATTCTCATCTGGCTCGCGGGGGCAGGGGCCTCAGGATGGAAACCATCAGTGTGCACCGCCTGAGAAGGTCGGCTGGGTCCGGAAATTCTGCGGGAAAGGGATTTTCAGGGAGATTTGGAAAAACCGCTACGTGGTGCTGAAAGGGGACCAGCTCTACATCTCTGAAAAGGAGGTAGGTGCCCTTGCCGCGAACTACCCAGTTTTCTCATAGTCTTGACCTGGTCTTTCCGAAGGGGTCTTATATGTACTTCTCGTCTCCCGCTTTCCTCACTCCTGATGTTGTTCCAAAAGCGAGTTCAGCAGTCCGGTTGGTCTCTACCCCCATCTTATCTGCAGAGAAAGGTCGCCCTTCAGTGAGAAGACCCGAATTAGAATTAGAAGTTGCATCTTACTTAAAGACTTTCCTTTGAAAATACCTTTCTGATAAGCATGATAACTCCCTCCCAAGATGTCCCCAAAACTCTTAAGTGTCCCCTACTCTCCCCTATCCTGGCCTCGAGCTGACTGtaggattcttttttctttgctgttgctgctgaaaCACCCTGTTCAGCttattcttccctccttcctgccccccaGCCCAGCTAGCCTCCCCTTTCCTGTCTCTCACAGAGACATATGCAAGTCATATCAGCAGTACAGCTGCTCCAAATCACAGAAGACACACTTACAATCCAGAGGCAGTCTCACATGACCTCAGGTAGAGTATTTGTAAGTGGCAGTTATTTCTCTTGAAGCCAGTGTCCTTAATTAACATGTTCtctgttccccacccccactccacttaaaaacaaagaaacaaagaactcATTCTGGATTCCTTCCTAcccaacaccccccccccaatTATATCAGAAGGGAGAGTGGAGTTTTGAACCCCTGCATGTCTCTGTGTCTTTGGGTCTATAGTTGCAATGAAAATAGTTCACGTTGGGTCAGAACCTGAGCCCACATATTGAATCCAAACTCTTCTCTGTTTTATCCCTAATTCTTGGGCTCAATAACACTTAGGAATGTGGAGAAACTAAAATTGCCCCTCCATGGGTTAGAAGTCATTCCAGTACCTATCTCTGTGACTGTGTCAGCATTGCCTAGGAGACTCCTGAGTTCCCCTGGTAGGATGGCCCTCCCCTGCCTGGTGAGCCTGAGTTCCCTCACCAGGGGCTAATTGGGAAGTCCTCCCTGAGTTCTAACCTCTTCTGCTTTCTGCTTAGACTATATTTAGGTAAATAAATCCTTTTATGGTATTGAAACGAGACACACAGGCAGTCCTGGAGAAAGTATTCATCTTGAACAGAACATCTACTGAAGCAGCTAAGAAAGCACTAAGCTATGCCAGGGCCAAAGAGATCCCTCTTAAGGGTATTTAAACCTTGCTGTTTACACTAAGCTGAGAACTTGGTGTTGGAATGAGGTGAGAAAACACTTTGACAGGAGAATTTATCTTTAAGGGTCACCTC contains:
- the PLEKHO1 gene encoding pleckstrin homology domain-containing family O member 1 isoform X3; amino-acid sequence: MPVLGNTPSQLTLLFLFGVWEGDDLNLGYRRSLGTCLCLHHPPHRPLPALSAGRPGRSSQAPPLAPAVSASLGAPAAPDAVPRRGVGLSSSPSGPQDGNHQCAPPEKVGWVRKFCGKGIFREIWKNRYVVLKGDQLYISEKEVKDEKNIQEVFDLSDYEKCEELRKSKSRSKKNHSKFTLAHSKQPGNTAPNLIFLAVSPEEKESWINALNSAITRAKNRVLDEVTVEEDSYLAHPTRDRAKIQHSRRPPTRGHLMAVSLL